In Armatimonadota bacterium, one DNA window encodes the following:
- a CDS encoding elongation factor G: MKAYSPDKIRNIAIVGHGGAGKTMLVEHLLYTAGATDRVGAVDAGTSASDFDPLEVKRKISISASVLPLEWHGHKINIIDVPGYPDFIGDLHAVARVVESMVIVCEAKADLDVGFDNAWEIAEEYGLAKCIFVNKLERDNADFDGLMTTLRGRFKQRVVQVQIPMGKQANFSGVLDLLSMKVYKGKDRGEEIGEVPAEFAAEAEKLREMMMDAAAEGDDDLAMKYLEGESLTEDEIEHGLLVGVETGKVVPVLLGSAATGVGTANLLERIIHELPSPVDVPKKIGDKEFKGDPAAPLAAYVFKSTADPYVGKINYVRVFNGMLKADDHVYNVTHERDERLHNIYFPHGKNQEAAPQVLAGDICVLAKLQDTHTGDSLSTQKDKVSIPPVEFPEPIYRIAIHPVSKADEDKLGPALTKLLEEDPTLRYSRDPNLHQEILEGMGDIHLDTAIEKLKTRFGVNVTTEDAKVPYKETIKAASKAQGKHKRQTGGRGQYGDCWVELQPVSRGEGFSFENKVVGGSVPKNYIPAIEKGLREALEQGFLAGYQVVDVKATVYDGSYHEVDSSEMAFKIAGALAFRNAAEKAQPTILEPVLNLDVDVPDECVGDVVGDLNGRRGRLQGMDPIAPGKTRVRAQVPMATMMRYALDLRSITKGRGRFKQTVSHYDELPHLEQQALISEYAKLKAAMSDADH, encoded by the coding sequence GTGAAAGCCTATTCGCCAGACAAGATTCGTAATATCGCCATCGTGGGTCACGGCGGCGCCGGCAAGACCATGCTCGTCGAGCATCTTCTCTACACCGCCGGCGCAACCGACCGCGTAGGCGCCGTCGATGCCGGCACCAGCGCAAGCGACTTTGACCCCCTTGAGGTCAAGCGCAAGATATCGATCAGCGCCAGCGTGCTGCCGCTCGAATGGCACGGCCACAAGATCAACATCATCGACGTTCCGGGCTACCCCGACTTCATCGGCGACCTTCATGCCGTTGCCCGAGTCGTCGAATCGATGGTCATCGTCTGCGAGGCCAAGGCCGATCTGGACGTTGGATTCGACAACGCCTGGGAGATCGCCGAGGAATATGGCCTCGCCAAATGCATTTTCGTCAACAAGCTGGAACGCGACAACGCCGACTTCGACGGCCTCATGACGACTTTGAGGGGCCGATTCAAGCAGCGGGTCGTTCAGGTTCAAATTCCCATGGGCAAGCAGGCCAACTTCAGCGGCGTGCTCGACCTGCTCTCCATGAAGGTCTACAAAGGCAAAGACCGCGGAGAGGAGATCGGCGAGGTCCCGGCCGAGTTTGCGGCCGAAGCCGAGAAGCTGCGCGAGATGATGATGGACGCAGCGGCTGAAGGCGACGACGACCTCGCCATGAAATACCTCGAGGGCGAGTCGTTGACTGAAGACGAGATCGAGCACGGTCTGCTCGTCGGCGTCGAGACCGGCAAGGTGGTTCCCGTCCTCTTGGGCTCTGCAGCCACCGGCGTCGGCACGGCAAACCTACTAGAACGCATCATTCACGAGCTTCCGTCACCCGTCGACGTGCCCAAGAAGATCGGCGACAAGGAGTTCAAGGGCGATCCCGCTGCCCCCTTAGCGGCCTACGTCTTCAAGTCTACGGCTGACCCCTATGTGGGCAAGATCAACTACGTTCGCGTGTTCAATGGCATGCTCAAAGCCGATGACCACGTCTACAATGTGACCCACGAGCGCGACGAGCGCCTTCACAACATTTACTTCCCGCACGGGAAGAACCAAGAAGCTGCGCCCCAGGTGCTCGCCGGCGACATCTGCGTCCTGGCGAAGCTCCAAGACACCCATACGGGCGACTCGCTGAGCACCCAGAAGGACAAAGTCAGCATTCCGCCGGTCGAGTTCCCTGAGCCAATCTACCGAATCGCCATCCATCCCGTGAGCAAGGCGGACGAGGACAAACTGGGCCCGGCTCTGACCAAGCTCTTGGAGGAAGACCCGACGCTCCGATATTCCCGCGATCCAAACCTGCACCAGGAGATCTTGGAGGGTATGGGCGACATCCACCTCGACACTGCGATCGAAAAGCTCAAGACGCGCTTTGGCGTGAACGTCACGACCGAAGACGCAAAGGTGCCCTACAAGGAGACCATCAAGGCCGCGAGCAAGGCACAGGGCAAGCACAAACGGCAGACCGGCGGCCGCGGCCAATATGGCGACTGTTGGGTGGAGCTTCAGCCCGTCTCACGCGGGGAGGGCTTCAGCTTCGAGAACAAGGTCGTGGGCGGTTCCGTCCCGAAGAACTACATTCCTGCCATCGAAAAGGGCTTGCGCGAAGCCCTCGAACAGGGCTTCCTCGCCGGCTACCAGGTGGTGGACGTGAAGGCGACCGTCTATGACGGAAGCTACCACGAGGTGGACTCCAGCGAAATGGCGTTCAAGATCGCCGGCGCGCTCGCGTTCCGCAACGCCGCCGAAAAGGCTCAGCCGACGATCTTGGAGCCTGTGCTGAACCTGGATGTGGACGTCCCCGACGAGTGCGTGGGCGACGTGGTCGGCGACCTGAATGGGCGCCGTGGGCGCCTGCAGGGCATGGACCCTATCGCTCCCGGAAAAACCAGGGTGCGCGCTCAGGTCCCGATGGCGACGATGATGCGCTACGCGCTCGATCTTCGCTCGATCACCAAGGGCCGCGGAAGGTTCAAGCAGACGGTCTCGCATTACGACGAGCTGCCGCATCTTGAGCAGCAAGCGCTGATCTCCGAGTACGCCAAGCTCAAAGCGGCGATGTCGGACGCGGACCACTAG
- a CDS encoding Re/Si-specific NAD(P)(+) transhydrogenase subunit alpha, which produces MELSAEEARVALTPDSCKALIDKGFKIIVQSGAGVRAGFFDPLYESVGAQVVPDAKSVFDGADLVAKVLPPTPAEVKGLKPGSMVLSFLYAGSNKETVQALASGKVTCFAMELIPRITRAQSMDALSSMSTIAGYKAVLKAADALPKFFPMFMTAAGTLPPAKAIVLGAGVAGLQAIATCKRLGAIVEAFDVRPAVKEQVESLGARFVSMPEVTAEGEGGYAKELSQDQHAKELEVIGQRLAKNDICITTALIPGRAAPVLITKDMLKNMAHGSVIVDLAAVAGGNCEATVPGKTVVVDGVTIMGPLDLLSEMAPDASKMYGRNILEFLVNLAPGGELNLNMEDEIISGTIAIHDGAITHESVKKAVGEVAA; this is translated from the coding sequence ATGGAGCTTTCAGCCGAAGAAGCCCGAGTCGCTCTGACTCCGGACAGCTGCAAGGCTCTCATCGATAAAGGCTTTAAGATCATCGTTCAATCTGGCGCCGGCGTAAGGGCCGGTTTCTTCGATCCCCTTTACGAAAGTGTAGGCGCCCAAGTCGTTCCCGACGCGAAGTCCGTTTTCGACGGCGCGGATCTGGTAGCGAAGGTTCTCCCACCCACCCCGGCTGAGGTCAAGGGACTGAAGCCCGGCTCGATGGTGCTGAGCTTTCTCTACGCGGGTTCAAACAAAGAAACGGTCCAAGCGTTGGCATCTGGGAAGGTCACCTGCTTCGCCATGGAGCTCATTCCTCGCATCACGCGCGCCCAAAGCATGGACGCGCTGAGTTCGATGAGCACCATCGCGGGCTACAAGGCGGTTCTCAAGGCCGCCGATGCCTTGCCCAAGTTCTTCCCCATGTTTATGACGGCGGCGGGCACCCTTCCCCCGGCCAAAGCCATCGTGCTTGGCGCGGGCGTTGCGGGCCTTCAGGCCATCGCTACCTGCAAGCGCCTGGGCGCCATCGTCGAAGCGTTCGACGTGCGACCGGCGGTCAAGGAGCAGGTCGAGAGTCTTGGCGCCCGCTTCGTTTCGATGCCTGAAGTCACGGCGGAGGGCGAGGGCGGTTACGCCAAGGAACTAAGCCAGGACCAACATGCCAAGGAACTCGAGGTCATTGGGCAGAGGCTCGCCAAAAACGACATCTGCATCACGACAGCCCTGATCCCAGGGCGGGCGGCCCCGGTGCTCATCACAAAGGACATGCTCAAGAACATGGCTCACGGGTCGGTCATCGTGGACCTTGCCGCGGTCGCAGGTGGCAACTGCGAGGCAACGGTTCCCGGCAAGACGGTGGTCGTGGACGGTGTGACCATCATGGGCCCGCTGGACCTGCTCTCGGAGATGGCGCCGGACGCCAGCAAGATGTACGGACGCAACATCCTCGAGTTTCTGGTCAATCTGGCCCCAGGAGGCGAGCTGAATCTGAACATGGAAGACGAAATCATTAGCGGCACGATCGCCATCCACGATGGAGCGATCACGCACGAATCCGTCAAGAAGGCGGTCGGGGAGGTGGCGGCATGA
- a CDS encoding NAD(P) transhydrogenase subunit alpha, with amino-acid sequence MSASLLASVSEGAGVWPLIAVVTVFILAIFVGLEVISKVPQVLHTPLMSATNAIHGVILVGALLILAKAESTLMLVIGTVAVFFGTMNVVGGYVVTDRMLEMFKPRKKEGGK; translated from the coding sequence ATGAGCGCCTCCCTGCTCGCTTCCGTCAGCGAGGGCGCCGGTGTCTGGCCGCTGATCGCGGTGGTCACGGTCTTCATCCTCGCGATCTTCGTCGGCCTAGAGGTCATCTCCAAGGTGCCCCAGGTACTCCACACGCCGCTGATGTCCGCGACGAACGCCATCCACGGGGTCATCCTCGTTGGCGCGCTTCTCATCCTGGCAAAGGCGGAATCCACGCTGATGCTTGTCATCGGCACGGTCGCCGTGTTCTTCGGAACCATGAACGTCGTTGGAGGCTACGTGGTCACCGACCGCATGCTTGAGATGTTCAAGCCGCGCAAGAAGGAAGGTGGGAAATGA
- a CDS encoding NAD(P)(+) transhydrogenase (Re/Si-specific) subunit beta: protein MSPEWIDVGYLLCAMCFVFALRLMNHPLSARKGDWVSMVGMVFALGATFLMFQNVASINMMLILGAVALGAIIGAGSGRKVAMTAMPQMVALLNGLGGGAVALVALYEFLEAGAAFADKPPVQSITTLLSVIIGSISFSGSMIAFAKLQELMTGRPISFPGMKAFNGLLVAGSLALVVLIFAVPATFATPMFFLLLMAVSLVLGITGTMGIGGADMPVIISLLNSFTGCAAGLAGFVLMNTALLIGGALVGASGLILTLEMCKGMNRSLANVMFAGVGSAVAGSGQSAFAGRQPKSYSPDDAAISLANASNVVIVPGYGMAVAQAQHQVKEMCSKLQARGIDVKYAVHPVAGRMPGHMNVLLAEADVPYDQLYELETINPLFSETDVVLVIGANDVVNPAARYDKSSPIFGMPILDVDKARLVLVSKRSMGAGFAGVDNELFVMDNTRMVFGNAKTTIQAISSALENY, encoded by the coding sequence ATGAGCCCCGAGTGGATTGATGTTGGATACCTTCTCTGCGCGATGTGCTTCGTGTTTGCGCTCCGCCTGATGAACCACCCCCTCAGCGCCCGAAAAGGCGACTGGGTGTCGATGGTCGGCATGGTCTTCGCGCTCGGCGCCACGTTTCTGATGTTCCAGAACGTGGCCAGCATCAACATGATGCTGATCCTGGGTGCGGTCGCGCTTGGCGCGATCATCGGCGCGGGCTCGGGTCGGAAAGTCGCAATGACCGCCATGCCGCAGATGGTTGCTCTCCTGAACGGTCTGGGCGGCGGCGCGGTCGCATTGGTGGCGCTCTACGAGTTCCTCGAGGCAGGTGCAGCCTTTGCCGATAAGCCCCCTGTTCAGTCGATAACCACGCTCCTCAGCGTGATCATCGGTTCGATCAGCTTTTCGGGAAGCATGATAGCGTTTGCCAAGCTCCAAGAGCTGATGACGGGCCGCCCCATCTCCTTCCCGGGGATGAAGGCGTTCAACGGCCTGCTCGTGGCCGGCTCTTTGGCCTTGGTCGTCCTGATCTTCGCAGTGCCGGCTACCTTTGCGACGCCGATGTTCTTCCTGTTGCTGATGGCCGTCTCGCTGGTCCTTGGCATCACGGGAACGATGGGCATCGGCGGAGCGGACATGCCGGTCATCATCTCGCTGCTCAACTCGTTCACGGGCTGTGCGGCGGGTCTTGCGGGCTTCGTTCTAATGAACACGGCGCTGCTGATCGGTGGCGCATTGGTCGGCGCGAGCGGTCTCATCCTCACGCTTGAAATGTGCAAGGGCATGAACCGGTCGCTCGCGAACGTCATGTTCGCCGGGGTCGGGTCAGCCGTAGCGGGCAGCGGCCAGAGCGCTTTCGCGGGAAGGCAGCCGAAGAGCTACTCGCCGGATGATGCGGCAATCTCGTTGGCCAACGCTTCGAACGTGGTCATCGTGCCCGGATACGGTATGGCCGTGGCCCAGGCGCAACACCAGGTCAAGGAGATGTGCAGCAAGTTGCAGGCTCGCGGCATCGACGTGAAATACGCCGTTCACCCGGTGGCCGGACGCATGCCGGGCCACATGAACGTACTGCTCGCGGAAGCCGACGTGCCTTACGACCAGCTCTATGAGTTGGAGACGATCAACCCGCTGTTCTCGGAAACAGACGTGGTGCTCGTCATCGGCGCCAATGACGTCGTCAACCCGGCGGCGCGCTACGACAAGAGCAGCCCGATCTTTGGCATGCCGATTCTCGACGTGGACAAAGCCAGGCTCGTGCTTGTGAGCAAGCGCAGCATGGGCGCCGGCTTCGCCGGTGTCGACAACGAGCTCTTCGTCATGGACAACACCCGCATGGTGTTTGGCAATGCGAAGACCACGATCCAGGCTATCTCGTCGGCCTTAGAGAACTACTGA
- a CDS encoding helix-turn-helix transcriptional regulator: MRAQDHPVYMIGVAAQLCGVHPQTLRQYERLGLVVPSRVAAKNRLYSEGDIERVRRIQRLTQGMGVNLAGVEIIIKLLDQIEDQRADFEKQVQDYVRETERFLQEMVGKSNTPLKKDGTILPVPQIRIRKIEL; encoded by the coding sequence ATGAGAGCGCAGGACCATCCCGTTTACATGATTGGTGTCGCGGCCCAGCTCTGCGGCGTCCACCCCCAGACCTTGAGGCAGTATGAGCGGCTCGGACTGGTGGTGCCCTCGCGTGTGGCTGCCAAAAATCGGCTCTATAGCGAGGGCGACATCGAGCGCGTCCGGCGTATTCAAAGGCTGACTCAGGGCATGGGCGTGAATCTGGCCGGGGTCGAGATCATCATCAAGCTGTTGGACCAGATCGAGGACCAGCGAGCGGACTTCGAGAAGCAGGTGCAGGACTACGTCCGGGAAACCGAGCGGTTCCTGCAGGAAATGGTGGGGAAGTCGAATACGCCGCTGAAGAAGGACGGGACGATCTTGCCGGTCCCGCAAATTCGGATAAGGAAGATCGAACTGTAG
- a CDS encoding J domain-containing protein → MAKDYYHVLGVDRKADEKTIKSAYRKLARKYHPDVNPNDKAAENRFKEVQEAYDVVGDADKRKLYDQYGDHWETAQKFGGIPGAGTAGGFQDFEFVGGGGGDFESIFQQIFGGMGGARGARTYTYGVEDPQAAARHREEMKTAQPRDLEKTIEVSLEEIDSGTKRKLVYQTMDAVQTPDGRVTTLPKQREVVVTVPAGIQEGKKLRIAGMGSSGLRGRAGDLYVVIQWAKHPEFQVVGDHLEVDVNVPYPVAALGGEIKVPTLRKPLKMRIPAGTQSGQSFRLAGQGIARMAGGRSDLMARVKITVPKSLGAEEKRLLEQIARLTEAKAER, encoded by the coding sequence ATGGCCAAGGACTATTATCACGTGCTCGGGGTGGACCGAAAGGCGGACGAAAAGACCATCAAGAGCGCCTATCGCAAGCTCGCTCGCAAGTACCACCCGGACGTGAACCCCAACGACAAGGCCGCAGAAAACCGGTTCAAGGAGGTGCAAGAGGCCTACGACGTAGTGGGCGACGCGGACAAGCGCAAGCTTTACGACCAGTATGGCGATCACTGGGAGACCGCGCAGAAGTTCGGCGGCATTCCAGGCGCCGGGACCGCCGGAGGGTTCCAAGACTTCGAGTTCGTCGGCGGCGGAGGGGGCGACTTCGAGTCCATCTTCCAACAGATCTTTGGTGGGATGGGTGGCGCTCGAGGGGCCAGGACCTACACTTATGGGGTCGAGGACCCTCAGGCGGCGGCGCGTCACCGCGAGGAGATGAAGACCGCTCAGCCCCGCGATCTTGAGAAGACCATAGAGGTCAGCCTCGAGGAAATCGATTCGGGCACGAAGCGGAAGCTGGTCTACCAGACGATGGACGCGGTCCAGACTCCGGATGGCCGTGTGACCACGCTTCCGAAGCAGCGCGAAGTGGTTGTCACGGTGCCCGCGGGCATTCAGGAGGGCAAGAAGCTAAGGATTGCGGGCATGGGCTCGAGCGGTCTGCGCGGGCGGGCCGGCGATCTTTACGTTGTCATTCAATGGGCCAAGCACCCCGAGTTTCAGGTCGTCGGCGACCACTTGGAGGTCGACGTCAATGTGCCCTATCCCGTAGCTGCGCTTGGCGGAGAGATCAAGGTTCCCACGCTCCGAAAGCCGCTCAAAATGAGGATCCCGGCGGGCACTCAGTCGGGCCAGAGCTTTCGCTTGGCGGGCCAGGGAATCGCGCGAATGGCTGGAGGCCGAAGCGACCTGATGGCTCGGGTGAAGATCACGGTGCCCAAGTCGCTTGGTGCCGAAGAGAAGCGGCTGCTTGAGCAGATCGCCAGGCTCACGGAGGCAAAGGCAGAGCGATGA
- a CDS encoding HDOD domain-containing protein, which yields MELDVIALKIARNENLPALKTILTQVLALTDNPDASWRDLEKLIQQDPAISAKLLRAANSPYYGGHSVASVARAVTVLGFDVVRNLIIALSYQQMVGTSSRSASFDKMAYWRHCVATATAARIVGKLKMPSNAEELYGWGLMHDIGLLVLERHALVELESACKAAKANASSIDVELKAVLGYDHSSVGAMLAEKWNLPSGMRSAIEFHLEPERDTKHMETTIVVSIADQIARRIGYNMLGVKEDIEISTQYLAALDLAEDQLDVIEQVVLSEVQKAEAGFEQRAAA from the coding sequence GTGGAATTGGATGTCATTGCGCTTAAGATCGCGAGAAACGAGAACCTGCCCGCCCTAAAAACCATCTTGACGCAGGTGCTTGCCCTAACCGACAACCCGGACGCCTCGTGGCGCGACCTCGAAAAGCTGATCCAACAGGACCCCGCTATCTCGGCCAAACTCCTGAGAGCCGCCAATTCACCCTATTACGGTGGCCACAGCGTCGCGTCGGTGGCCCGAGCCGTGACCGTGCTTGGGTTCGACGTGGTCCGCAACCTCATCATTGCCCTTTCCTACCAGCAGATGGTGGGAACATCCAGCCGATCGGCGTCTTTCGACAAGATGGCCTATTGGCGCCACTGCGTGGCGACGGCGACGGCAGCCAGGATCGTCGGCAAGCTGAAGATGCCCTCCAATGCCGAGGAGCTTTACGGCTGGGGCCTCATGCACGATATCGGTCTGCTCGTCCTTGAAAGGCATGCGCTCGTCGAGCTTGAATCGGCCTGCAAGGCAGCCAAGGCCAACGCATCCTCGATCGATGTGGAACTCAAGGCGGTTCTCGGCTATGACCATTCCAGCGTGGGTGCGATGTTGGCCGAAAAGTGGAATCTGCCGTCGGGGATGAGGTCGGCGATCGAGTTCCATCTCGAACCCGAGAGAGATACCAAGCACATGGAGACCACCATCGTTGTGTCTATCGCCGATCAGATCGCCCGGCGCATTGGCTACAACATGCTCGGGGTCAAGGAGGACATCGAGATTAGCACGCAGTATCTTGCGGCCCTCGACCTTGCCGAGGACCAGCTCGATGTGATCGAGCAGGTCGTGCTCTCAGAGGTTCAGAAAGCTGAGGCGGGTTTCGAGCAACGAGCGGCTGCATGA
- a CDS encoding tryptophanase: protein MHEIIEPFRIKVVEPIRFTRREEREEILRSARFNPFLIDAEDVLIDLLTDSGTSAMSSQQWAAIMVGDESYAGSKSFLRFRDKVQEIFGFKHVIPVHQGRAAEKILMNLVGGKGNRIPSNNHFDTTRANVEYSGAEAVDLVTDEAKDIDSQYPFKGNLDPGKLKAFLESNSGHVPLGMLTVTNNTGGGQPVSMANIREVSALYRKHGVPFFIDACRFAENAWFIKKREPGYENKSAREIAQEMFSYADGATMSLKKDGFGNIGGFLALNDDTLADEARNLLILVEGFPTYGGMAGRDMEALAVGLDETLEERYLEYRVRTVQYMADHLLENGISVIQPPGGHAVYVDAKRFYPQIPAEHFPAWAFTCQLYLTGGVRAVEIGSVMFGRHLPEGTPLPCMASGMDEGGADGERSGIAPPGGLEVPAEKELVRLALPRRVYTQAHVNYVCEVIAEMHRNRDTVKGYRFLKQAPFLRHFTAEMAPL from the coding sequence ATGCACGAGATCATTGAGCCGTTTCGCATCAAGGTCGTCGAGCCCATCCGTTTCACGCGGCGGGAAGAGCGCGAGGAGATCCTTCGAAGCGCCCGCTTCAACCCGTTTCTGATCGACGCGGAGGACGTGCTGATCGACCTCCTTACGGACAGCGGCACGAGCGCGATGAGCAGCCAGCAATGGGCGGCGATTATGGTCGGCGATGAGAGCTACGCGGGTTCAAAGAGCTTCCTCAGGTTTCGCGACAAGGTTCAAGAGATCTTTGGGTTCAAGCACGTCATCCCGGTCCACCAGGGCAGGGCGGCCGAAAAGATCCTGATGAACCTGGTCGGGGGCAAGGGCAATCGCATCCCAAGCAACAACCACTTTGACACGACGCGCGCCAACGTCGAGTATTCAGGGGCCGAAGCCGTGGACTTGGTCACAGACGAGGCAAAGGACATCGACTCGCAATACCCCTTCAAGGGAAACCTCGATCCCGGAAAGCTGAAGGCGTTTCTTGAGTCCAATAGCGGCCATGTCCCCCTGGGGATGCTGACCGTGACCAACAACACGGGCGGCGGCCAGCCCGTGTCAATGGCCAACATTCGAGAGGTCTCGGCGCTCTACAGAAAACACGGCGTCCCCTTCTTCATCGATGCCTGCCGGTTCGCGGAGAACGCTTGGTTCATCAAAAAGCGCGAACCCGGATACGAGAACAAGTCGGCCCGTGAGATCGCCCAGGAGATGTTCTCCTATGCCGATGGCGCGACGATGAGCCTCAAGAAGGATGGGTTCGGCAACATCGGCGGCTTCCTGGCCCTCAACGACGACACGCTCGCCGACGAGGCGCGCAACCTGCTCATCCTTGTCGAGGGCTTTCCCACCTACGGAGGAATGGCGGGGCGCGACATGGAGGCGCTCGCCGTGGGACTCGACGAGACCCTCGAAGAGCGGTATCTGGAGTACCGCGTCCGGACCGTTCAGTATATGGCCGACCACCTCCTGGAAAACGGCATCAGCGTCATCCAGCCGCCTGGGGGCCACGCGGTCTATGTGGATGCCAAGCGCTTTTATCCTCAGATTCCGGCCGAGCACTTCCCCGCCTGGGCCTTCACCTGCCAGCTCTACTTGACGGGAGGAGTGCGCGCGGTCGAGATCGGCTCAGTCATGTTTGGCCGACACCTACCAGAAGGGACTCCCCTTCCTTGCATGGCCTCTGGGATGGATGAGGGAGGGGCAGACGGAGAGAGATCGGGGATCGCTCCGCCCGGCGGCCTGGAAGTCCCTGCCGAAAAGGAGCTGGTGCGACTTGCGCTGCCGCGGCGTGTCTACACGCAAGCCCACGTGAATTACGTCTGCGAGGTCATCGCCGAAATGCACCGGAACCGGGACACGGTTAAGGGCTACCGCTTCCTGAAGCAAGCGCCATTTCTCCGGCACTTCACGGCTGAGATGGCACCGCTCTAG
- the trpE gene encoding anthranilate synthase component I: MQQPSKEDFLRATSGGMRMPVWRDVLADVETPLSAYWKLASDETYSFLLESVTGGENLARYSILGARPRVVLRTKDRKYRRISRSEEQHGDLPEGKDPLSLLEQELCPGTSDGAGVVSVPGMPKFVGGAVGLIGYDLVRFLERLPDLQTDDLNLDDMAMMLTESIVVFDHAKNVIRVIVLAEGTAEGYEAACAEIERVLARLRRPMPDLPGKISAQHPPTSNQTREEFEEKVRTAIGFMQRGDGIQVVLSQRFQTPCASHPVSVYRALRSLNPSPYMFVLRMGDFDLVGASPELLFGLSGDTARVRPIAGTRWRGATPDEDLALEKELLADEKERAEHIMLVDLSRNDLGRVSEFGSVRVNDLMVVERYSHVMHIVSDVTGTLTRNRSAFDLIRSAFPHGTVSGAPKVMAMQIIEELEPTRRGCYAGGVGYIGANGDMDMAIAIRTILMKGGNAYVQSGAGVVFDSVPEREYDETVNKAKAALKALEIAGSGDV, from the coding sequence ATGCAGCAGCCTTCGAAAGAGGACTTCTTAAGGGCGACGTCTGGTGGCATGCGGATGCCGGTTTGGCGTGACGTCCTTGCGGACGTCGAAACCCCGCTCAGCGCCTATTGGAAGCTGGCCAGCGACGAGACATACAGCTTTCTGCTCGAATCGGTGACGGGCGGCGAGAACCTGGCCCGCTACAGCATCCTTGGCGCACGGCCACGGGTCGTCCTGCGAACCAAGGACCGCAAATACAGGCGTATCTCGCGCTCCGAAGAACAGCACGGCGATCTACCAGAGGGCAAAGATCCTCTTTCCTTGCTCGAACAAGAGCTTTGCCCGGGCACTTCAGACGGCGCCGGTGTGGTGTCGGTCCCCGGCATGCCCAAGTTTGTCGGCGGCGCCGTGGGGCTCATCGGCTACGACCTGGTCCGCTTCCTGGAGCGTCTGCCTGATCTGCAGACCGACGACCTGAACCTGGATGACATGGCGATGATGCTAACCGAGTCCATCGTCGTCTTCGACCACGCCAAGAACGTTATCCGGGTGATCGTGCTCGCCGAAGGGACGGCAGAAGGCTACGAGGCGGCCTGCGCCGAGATCGAGAGGGTCCTGGCTCGGCTCAGGCGGCCCATGCCCGACCTTCCCGGCAAGATCAGCGCTCAGCACCCCCCAACAAGCAATCAGACCCGCGAGGAGTTCGAGGAGAAGGTCCGAACCGCGATAGGCTTCATGCAGCGCGGCGACGGGATCCAGGTCGTGCTCTCGCAACGCTTCCAGACCCCCTGCGCCAGCCATCCGGTTTCCGTGTATCGCGCGCTTCGCAGCCTCAACCCCTCGCCCTACATGTTCGTCTTGAGGATGGGTGATTTCGATCTCGTGGGAGCTTCGCCCGAACTGCTGTTCGGGCTTTCAGGCGACACCGCGCGCGTGAGGCCGATTGCGGGCACCCGCTGGAGGGGAGCAACGCCCGATGAAGACCTCGCTCTTGAGAAGGAGCTTTTGGCCGATGAAAAGGAGCGAGCAGAACATATCATGCTTGTCGACCTTTCGCGAAACGACCTCGGCAGGGTCTCCGAATTTGGCTCCGTTAGGGTCAACGACCTCATGGTGGTCGAGCGCTATAGCCACGTGATGCACATCGTCAGCGACGTGACGGGAACGCTCACGAGGAACCGCAGCGCCTTCGATCTGATCCGGTCGGCGTTCCCCCACGGGACCGTTTCCGGTGCCCCTAAGGTGATGGCGATGCAGATCATCGAGGAACTCGAACCCACCCGTCGTGGGTGCTATGCGGGGGGCGTCGGCTACATCGGCGCGAACGGCGACATGGATATGGCGATCGCCATCAGGACGATCCTGATGAAGGGCGGCAACGCCTACGTGCAATCCGGAGCGGGTGTCGTATTCGATTCGGTGCCTGAACGCGAGTACGACGAAACGGTAAACAAAGCCAAAGCCGCCCTGAAGGCCCTCGAAATCGCGGGCAGCGGCGATGTGTGA